The following proteins come from a genomic window of Micromonospora zamorensis:
- a CDS encoding carboxyl transferase domain-containing protein has protein sequence MFRRIAIINRGEAAMRLIHAVRDLSAESGDHVETVALFTDEDRTATFVRAADLTYPLGAAATRPYLNHELLERALVETGADAAWVGWGFVAEDPAFAELCERIGVTFVGPSAEAMRKLGDKIGSKLIAEEVGVPVAPWSRGEVATLQDALRAGDQIGYPLMLKATAGGGGRGIRRVDSPVDLTDAYERTSQEALRAFGSGVVFLERLVTGARHVEVQMIADGQGGAWALGVRDCSVQRRNQKIIEESASPVLAAEQVAEVKAAAVRLALAVGYRGAGTVEFLYHPAQKLFAFLEVNTRLQVEHPITEITTGTDLVKLQLHVAGGGRLDGPAPVEAGHAVEARLNAEDPDRDFAPSPGRIVRLALPAGPGIRVDTGVSEGDSIPAAFDSMIAKIIAYGRDRDEALGRLRRAMAETTVIIEGGATNKSFVLDLLDQSEVIDGSADTGWIDRVRSEGRLVTHRHSAIALAAAAIEAYQDEEEVSRQRLFTTAHGGRPQVRHETGRPLDLKLRGVAYRVAVSRVSRRCFRIGLSAGGDVHRVDVQMERFDEHRGQMLVNGNRFRLVTATHGPIHTIEVDGVTHRVSRDEGGVVRSPAPALVVATPLTVGDEVEAGAPILVLESMKMENVLRAPFKARVRECPVAVGSQVETGTPLMRLEPLADTTTEETTTSAEVVEIDLPAAPGGPSAEEVLDDLRALLLGYDVAPGEIGRCPAVRTGAPAGHLDLLTIFANLAELARNKPRRTADAQPGSAVHTPREFFHSYLQSLDAERAGVSPGFVARLERVLAHYGVTGLDRTPELEDAVFRIFLAQQRMAAATPVVSEVLRQLLAGPAPVGDLREPAGVVLERLIEATQVRFPVIADLARGLVFRWYAQPLLRRTRAEVYAEVRADLRHLDEHPDAPDRADRIQRMVSCRQPLVRIIGQRIRRPGHTEHGPLLEVLTRRYYGNRGLTAVTARGGFLTAEHGTTHIVAGATDIARLPGTLTALAELAADAPAPLVADLYVAVQDQPDDDAVAVRLGELFAAHPLPSIVQRVTATVASSNGAVMHHYFTFRPGEAGFTEDRLIRGLHPQIAQRLQLERLREFDLTRLPSADEEIYLFKAVARSNPADERLIAMGQVRDLTPLRETDGRLVALPALEEATTLALDAIRDIQARRPQDKRFDTNRILMYVWPPTNLSLDELNALVQRILPTSTGAGLEEVQFIARQPHSAGDVAVTITLDPGNGAHLNVGAPSTEPVRPLDDYRQKVLRAARRGTTYPYELTGLLGRFTEYDLDPSGTLVPVERPKGKNSAAIVAGVVTTPTERYPEGVTRVVLLGDPTKALGALSEPECARVIAALDLAETMRVPLEWFALSAGARISMSSGTENMDWVAAALKRVVTFTQAGGEINIVVAGINVGAQPYWNAEATMLMHTKGILVMTPDSAMVLTGKHSLDFSGGVSAEDNFGIGGYDRVMGPNGQAQYWAPSLPAARDVLMAHYDHTYVVPGETGPRRADTDDPVDRDVSDYPHLVDGSDFTTVGQIFSASHNPDRKKAFDIRTVMRALSDQDHPVLERWAGMADADTSVVQDAHVGGYPVCLIGIESRPVPRRGFPPTDGPDTYTAGTLFPRSSKKTARAINAASGNRPLVVLANLSGFDGSPESMRNLQLEYGAEIGRAIVNFEGPIVFTVISRYHGGAFVVFSKALNPNMSVLALEGSFASVLGGAPAAAVVFSGEVTNRTAKDPRVAELHAQVAGATGAERAALNVLLAEVRSSVRAEKLGEVAAEFDRVHSIQRAVQVGSVDAIVSTAELRPRIIEAIEHGLKR, from the coding sequence GTGTTCAGGCGTATCGCGATCATCAATCGGGGAGAAGCCGCGATGCGGCTGATCCATGCCGTACGGGACCTGTCGGCGGAGTCGGGTGACCACGTCGAGACGGTCGCACTGTTCACCGACGAGGACCGCACCGCGACGTTCGTCCGGGCGGCCGACCTGACGTATCCACTGGGTGCCGCGGCCACCCGCCCGTACCTCAACCACGAGCTGCTGGAACGCGCCCTGGTCGAGACCGGCGCCGACGCGGCCTGGGTCGGCTGGGGATTCGTCGCGGAGGACCCGGCGTTCGCCGAGCTGTGCGAGCGGATCGGGGTCACGTTCGTGGGGCCGAGCGCGGAGGCGATGCGCAAGCTCGGCGACAAGATCGGCTCGAAGCTGATCGCCGAGGAGGTCGGCGTCCCGGTCGCCCCGTGGAGCCGGGGCGAGGTGGCAACCCTCCAGGACGCTCTTCGCGCGGGCGACCAGATCGGCTACCCGTTGATGCTCAAGGCGACCGCCGGCGGTGGTGGGCGTGGCATCCGGCGGGTCGACTCGCCGGTGGACCTCACCGACGCCTACGAGCGCACCAGCCAGGAGGCGTTGCGGGCCTTCGGCTCCGGCGTCGTCTTCCTGGAACGCCTGGTGACCGGCGCCCGGCACGTCGAGGTGCAGATGATCGCCGACGGGCAGGGTGGCGCCTGGGCGCTCGGGGTGCGGGACTGCTCGGTGCAGCGCCGCAACCAGAAGATCATCGAGGAGTCCGCGTCGCCGGTGCTGGCGGCGGAACAGGTCGCCGAGGTGAAGGCCGCCGCAGTGCGGCTCGCACTGGCGGTTGGTTACCGGGGCGCCGGCACTGTCGAGTTCCTGTACCACCCGGCCCAGAAGCTGTTCGCCTTCCTGGAGGTCAACACGCGGCTCCAGGTCGAGCACCCGATCACCGAGATCACCACCGGCACCGACCTGGTCAAACTCCAACTGCACGTGGCCGGCGGTGGCCGGCTCGACGGTCCGGCACCGGTGGAGGCGGGTCACGCGGTCGAGGCCCGACTCAACGCCGAGGACCCGGACCGCGACTTCGCACCCTCCCCCGGCCGGATCGTCCGGCTCGCGCTGCCGGCCGGCCCGGGCATCCGGGTCGACACCGGTGTCAGTGAGGGCGACAGCATCCCGGCGGCCTTCGACTCGATGATCGCCAAGATCATCGCGTACGGCCGGGACCGCGACGAGGCGCTCGGCCGCCTGCGTCGCGCCATGGCCGAGACCACCGTCATCATCGAGGGTGGCGCCACCAACAAGAGCTTCGTGCTGGACCTGCTCGACCAGTCCGAGGTGATCGACGGCTCCGCCGACACCGGCTGGATCGACCGCGTCCGCTCCGAGGGCCGCCTCGTCACCCACCGCCACTCCGCGATCGCCCTCGCCGCGGCCGCCATCGAGGCCTACCAGGACGAGGAGGAGGTCAGCCGGCAGCGCCTGTTCACCACCGCGCACGGCGGCCGCCCGCAGGTGCGCCACGAGACCGGCCGGCCGCTCGACCTGAAACTGCGCGGCGTCGCCTACCGGGTGGCGGTGTCCCGCGTGAGCCGCAGGTGTTTCCGCATCGGCCTGTCGGCCGGCGGGGACGTCCACCGCGTCGACGTGCAGATGGAACGGTTCGACGAGCACCGCGGGCAGATGCTGGTCAACGGCAACCGCTTCCGGTTGGTGACCGCGACCCACGGGCCGATCCACACGATCGAGGTCGACGGCGTCACCCACCGGGTCAGCAGGGACGAGGGCGGCGTGGTCCGCTCCCCCGCGCCGGCCCTCGTCGTCGCGACTCCCCTGACCGTCGGTGACGAGGTCGAGGCCGGCGCGCCGATCCTGGTGCTGGAGAGCATGAAGATGGAGAACGTGCTCCGGGCCCCGTTCAAGGCCCGCGTGCGCGAGTGCCCCGTCGCGGTCGGCAGCCAGGTCGAGACGGGCACCCCCCTGATGCGCCTCGAACCACTGGCCGACACCACCACCGAGGAGACGACCACTTCGGCCGAGGTCGTCGAGATCGACCTGCCGGCGGCACCGGGCGGGCCGTCGGCGGAGGAGGTCCTGGACGATCTGCGCGCGCTGCTGCTCGGCTACGACGTCGCCCCGGGCGAGATCGGGCGCTGCCCAGCCGTGCGTACCGGGGCACCGGCCGGCCACCTCGACCTTCTGACGATCTTCGCGAACCTGGCGGAGCTGGCCCGCAACAAGCCGCGTCGGACCGCCGACGCCCAGCCGGGCAGCGCCGTGCACACCCCGCGCGAGTTCTTCCACAGCTACCTGCAGAGCCTCGACGCCGAACGGGCCGGCGTCTCCCCCGGGTTCGTGGCACGCCTGGAACGGGTCCTCGCCCATTACGGCGTGACCGGGCTGGACCGCACACCGGAACTGGAGGACGCCGTCTTCCGGATCTTCCTGGCCCAGCAACGGATGGCCGCCGCGACGCCGGTCGTCTCCGAGGTGCTGCGCCAACTGCTCGCCGGGCCCGCACCCGTCGGCGACCTGCGTGAACCCGCCGGTGTCGTCCTCGAGCGCCTGATCGAGGCGACCCAGGTCCGCTTCCCGGTGATCGCCGACCTGGCGCGTGGTCTGGTCTTCCGCTGGTACGCCCAGCCCCTGCTGCGCCGCACCCGCGCCGAGGTCTATGCCGAGGTCCGCGCCGACCTGCGCCACCTCGATGAGCACCCGGACGCCCCGGACCGGGCCGACCGCATCCAACGCATGGTCTCCTGTCGACAACCCCTCGTGCGGATCATCGGTCAGCGCATCCGACGCCCCGGCCACACCGAGCACGGCCCGCTGCTGGAGGTGCTCACCCGCCGCTACTACGGCAACCGGGGCCTGACCGCGGTGACCGCGCGGGGCGGGTTCCTCACCGCCGAGCACGGCACGACCCACATCGTGGCGGGCGCCACCGACATCGCCCGTCTTCCCGGCACCCTCACCGCGCTCGCCGAGCTGGCCGCCGACGCCCCGGCCCCACTGGTCGCCGACCTGTACGTCGCGGTGCAGGACCAACCCGACGACGACGCCGTCGCGGTACGCCTCGGTGAGCTGTTCGCGGCACACCCGCTGCCGTCGATCGTCCAGCGGGTCACCGCGACCGTCGCCAGCTCCAACGGCGCGGTCATGCACCACTACTTCACCTTCCGGCCCGGCGAGGCCGGCTTCACCGAGGACCGGCTGATCCGTGGGCTGCACCCGCAGATCGCCCAGCGCCTGCAACTGGAGCGGCTGCGCGAGTTCGACCTGACCCGGCTGCCCTCGGCCGACGAGGAGATCTACCTCTTCAAGGCCGTGGCGCGCAGCAACCCCGCCGACGAACGCCTCATCGCCATGGGCCAGGTCCGCGACCTGACCCCGCTGCGGGAGACCGACGGACGCCTGGTCGCGCTGCCCGCCCTGGAGGAGGCCACCACCCTGGCCCTGGACGCGATCCGCGACATCCAGGCGCGGCGGCCGCAGGACAAGCGGTTCGACACCAACAGGATCCTGATGTACGTCTGGCCGCCCACCAACCTGTCGCTCGACGAGCTGAACGCGCTGGTCCAGCGCATCCTGCCCACCTCGACCGGGGCCGGGCTGGAAGAGGTGCAGTTCATCGCCCGGCAGCCGCACTCGGCCGGGGACGTGGCGGTGACGATCACCCTGGACCCGGGCAACGGCGCCCACCTCAACGTGGGCGCGCCGTCCACCGAGCCGGTGCGGCCGCTCGACGACTACCGGCAGAAGGTGCTGCGTGCCGCACGTCGGGGCACCACCTACCCGTACGAGCTGACCGGGCTGCTGGGCCGCTTCACCGAGTACGACCTCGACCCGTCCGGGACGCTCGTACCCGTCGAACGGCCGAAGGGGAAGAACTCGGCGGCCATCGTGGCCGGCGTGGTGACGACCCCGACCGAGCGCTACCCGGAGGGCGTCACCCGCGTCGTGCTGCTCGGCGACCCGACCAAGGCGCTAGGCGCCCTGTCCGAGCCGGAGTGCGCCCGCGTCATCGCCGCCCTCGACCTGGCCGAGACCATGCGGGTGCCCCTGGAGTGGTTCGCCCTGTCGGCGGGCGCCCGCATCTCGATGAGTTCCGGAACCGAGAACATGGACTGGGTCGCCGCGGCGCTCAAGCGCGTCGTGACGTTCACCCAGGCCGGCGGTGAGATCAACATCGTGGTGGCCGGCATCAACGTCGGCGCGCAGCCATACTGGAACGCCGAGGCGACCATGCTCATGCACACCAAGGGCATCCTGGTGATGACCCCGGACTCGGCGATGGTGCTCACCGGCAAGCACTCGCTGGACTTCTCCGGTGGCGTGTCGGCCGAGGACAACTTCGGCATCGGCGGCTACGACCGGGTCATGGGTCCGAACGGGCAGGCACAGTACTGGGCACCCAGCCTGCCGGCGGCACGGGACGTGCTCATGGCCCACTACGACCACACCTACGTCGTACCCGGGGAGACCGGGCCTCGGCGGGCCGACACCGACGACCCGGTCGACCGGGACGTCTCCGACTACCCGCACCTCGTCGACGGCAGCGACTTCACCACCGTCGGGCAGATCTTCTCGGCGAGCCACAACCCGGACCGCAAGAAGGCCTTCGACATCCGTACCGTCATGCGCGCCCTGTCCGACCAGGATCACCCCGTCCTCGAACGCTGGGCCGGGATGGCCGACGCCGACACGTCGGTGGTCCAGGACGCCCACGTCGGTGGCTATCCCGTCTGCCTGATCGGCATCGAGTCGCGCCCGGTCCCCCGGCGCGGGTTCCCGCCCACCGACGGGCCGGACACCTACACGGCGGGCACCCTGTTCCCCCGCTCGTCGAAGAAGACGGCACGGGCGATCAACGCGGCCTCCGGCAACCGTCCGCTCGTCGTGCTGGCGAACCTGTCCGGCTTCGACGGCTCCCCGGAGTCGATGCGCAACCTCCAGTTGGAGTACGGCGCCGAGATCGGCCGGGCGATCGTCAACTTCGAGGGCCCGATCGTCTTCACGGTGATCTCCCGCTACCACGGCGGCGCGTTCGTGGTCTTCTCCAAGGCCCTCAACCCGAACATGTCCGTGCTCGCTTTGGAGGGCTCGTTCGCCTCGGTGCTCGGCGGCGCCCCGGCCGCGGCCGTCGTCTTCTCCGGTGAGGTCACCAACCGCACCGCGAAGGACCCCCGCGTCGCCGAGCTGCACGCGCAGGTCGCGGGCGCGACCGGCGCGGAACGGGCGGCCCTCAACGTCCTGCTCGCCGAGGTGCGCTCGTCGGTCCGCGCGGAGAAGCTGGGCGAGGTGGCCGCGGAGTTCGACCGGGTGCACAGCATCCAGCGAGCCGTCCAGGTCGGCTCGGTCGACGCCATCGTCAGCACGGCCGAGCTGCGGCCCCGCATCATCGAGGCGATCGAGCACGGCCTGAAGAGGTGA
- a CDS encoding DUF5988 family protein, whose amino-acid sequence MPQYLTLDPPALAPSEPVLVFLQGGPADIPRTVVASVEQLVYGKIKVPYLAGYEHFERRFGDGSPLLFTWTARTKIAE is encoded by the coding sequence ATGCCTCAGTACCTGACACTCGACCCGCCGGCCCTGGCACCGTCCGAGCCCGTGCTGGTGTTCCTCCAGGGTGGACCTGCCGACATCCCCCGCACTGTGGTGGCCAGCGTCGAGCAGCTGGTCTACGGAAAAATCAAAGTGCCCTACCTGGCCGGTTACGAGCACTTCGAGCGCCGCTTCGGCGACGGCTCCCCGCTGTTGTTCACCTGGACCGCGCGGACCAAGATCGCGGAATGA
- a CDS encoding 4'-phosphopantetheinyl transferase family protein yields the protein MIESILPGAVTAVDTFVDPPGADLFPEEEAVVRKAVDKRRREFTTARWCARQAMRQIGIAPAPVLPGTRGEPQWPFGMVGSITHCAGYRAAVLAEQEKVTTVGIDAEPNEALANGVLEAVSLAEERDRIAVLLRDHPGVAWDRMLFSAKESVYKAWFPLTARWLDFEDANIVIDPLNGTFNATLLVTGPWVHGRRLSGFSGRWLVEQGLVVTAITVLAPVVPKTRPAGRLAAHR from the coding sequence ATGATCGAGTCCATCCTTCCCGGCGCCGTGACGGCCGTCGACACCTTCGTGGACCCGCCCGGCGCCGACCTCTTCCCCGAGGAGGAGGCCGTCGTCCGCAAGGCCGTGGACAAGCGCCGCCGCGAGTTCACCACCGCCCGCTGGTGCGCACGCCAGGCGATGCGGCAGATCGGGATCGCTCCCGCGCCGGTCCTGCCCGGCACCCGCGGCGAGCCCCAGTGGCCCTTCGGGATGGTCGGCAGCATCACCCACTGCGCCGGCTACCGCGCCGCAGTCCTCGCCGAGCAGGAGAAGGTCACCACTGTCGGCATCGACGCCGAACCCAACGAGGCCCTCGCCAACGGCGTGCTCGAAGCCGTCTCCCTGGCCGAGGAACGGGACCGCATCGCCGTCCTGCTGCGCGACCATCCCGGCGTCGCCTGGGACCGGATGCTGTTCAGCGCGAAGGAATCGGTCTACAAGGCCTGGTTCCCGCTGACCGCACGGTGGCTCGACTTCGAGGACGCGAACATCGTCATCGACCCGCTGAACGGCACCTTCAACGCCACGCTGCTGGTCACCGGGCCGTGGGTGCACGGGCGGCGGCTCAGCGGGTTCAGCGGCCGGTGGCTCGTCGAGCAGGGCCTCGTCGTCACCGCCATCACCGTCCTCGCGCCGGTGGTCCCGAAGACCCGGCCCGCCGGCCGCCTCGCCGCGCACCGCTGA
- a CDS encoding PLP-dependent aminotransferase family protein — translation MLLNLNLSIDGQSRETLAVQLRNAFRTQIEEGVLRPGTRLPSSRQLAADLGVSRSVVVEAYEQLCAEGYFVSQHGSGTSVAAAARDEIGSALTPGDRAPTAALRDLRTGGLHASTFPGQDWIRAVSAVVTSAGLRELGYAPPSGLPVVRHTLAGYLGRVRGVRTRPDHLMITSGFAQGLALLCRELRDRGHDTVGVEDPGHPGEWEFIADAGLRPVGLPVDADGIRVDALAASGVRAVLVTPASQFPTGATLSAQRREQLVAWAEAVDGYIVEDDFDAAFVTPAQRMPALQSLAPDRVIYAGSASKVLAPALRLGWLATPPTLTAPIERLRAGWDLGCSSLEQLAFARLIDTGAFDRHLRRLTADIQKRRQVVHQFVARELPGTTLRNGHGGLQAYLELPTWCAEEALVQAARRRSVLVRGGRFYALRADDRPPALVVGYAGLRGTELGRGLAGIAGAYRETMGRTGSRAPRVTPTAEPSGTGVRGGR, via the coding sequence TTGTTGTTGAATCTAAACCTGTCAATAGATGGTCAGTCGCGCGAAACGCTGGCAGTGCAGCTCCGTAACGCATTTCGTACGCAGATCGAGGAGGGCGTGCTGCGTCCCGGCACCCGCCTGCCGTCGAGCCGGCAGCTCGCCGCCGACCTCGGGGTGTCCCGCAGTGTGGTCGTCGAGGCGTACGAGCAGCTCTGCGCCGAGGGCTACTTCGTCTCCCAACACGGCTCGGGCACCTCGGTGGCGGCGGCGGCACGCGACGAGATCGGCTCGGCGCTCACTCCGGGCGACCGCGCACCGACGGCGGCACTCCGGGACCTGCGCACCGGCGGCCTGCACGCCTCCACCTTCCCCGGGCAGGACTGGATCCGGGCGGTCAGCGCGGTGGTCACCTCGGCCGGCCTCCGCGAGCTGGGATACGCCCCGCCGTCCGGCCTGCCGGTCGTCCGGCACACCCTCGCCGGCTACCTCGGCCGGGTGCGCGGCGTGCGTACCAGACCCGACCACCTCATGATCACGTCCGGCTTCGCCCAGGGGCTCGCGCTGCTGTGCCGGGAGCTGCGCGACCGGGGCCACGACACGGTCGGCGTGGAGGACCCGGGCCACCCGGGCGAGTGGGAGTTCATCGCCGACGCCGGCCTGCGTCCGGTGGGCCTCCCGGTGGACGCCGACGGCATCCGGGTCGACGCGCTGGCCGCGAGCGGGGTCCGCGCCGTGCTCGTCACCCCGGCCAGCCAGTTCCCGACCGGGGCCACGCTCAGCGCGCAGCGCCGGGAGCAGCTCGTCGCCTGGGCCGAGGCGGTCGACGGCTACATCGTCGAGGACGACTTCGACGCCGCCTTCGTCACCCCGGCGCAGCGGATGCCGGCGTTGCAGAGCCTCGCCCCCGACCGGGTGATCTACGCCGGCAGCGCCAGCAAGGTGCTCGCCCCGGCGCTCCGCCTCGGTTGGCTGGCCACCCCGCCCACGCTGACCGCGCCGATCGAGCGCCTGCGCGCCGGCTGGGACCTCGGCTGCTCCAGCCTGGAGCAGCTCGCCTTCGCCCGGCTCATCGACACCGGGGCCTTCGACCGGCACCTGCGGCGACTCACCGCCGACATCCAGAAACGCCGTCAGGTGGTCCACCAGTTCGTCGCCCGCGAGCTGCCCGGCACCACCCTGCGCAACGGGCACGGCGGGTTGCAGGCGTACCTGGAACTGCCCACCTGGTGCGCCGAGGAGGCGCTGGTGCAGGCCGCCCGACGCCGCTCGGTCCTGGTCCGCGGCGGTCGCTTCTACGCCCTGCGCGCCGACGACCGACCGCCGGCACTGGTCGTCGGCTACGCCGGGTTGCGCGGCACCGAGCTGGGCCGCGGCCTGGCCGGGATCGCCGGGGCGTACCGGGAGACGATGGGCCGCACCGGGTCCAGAGCCCCCCGGGTGACTCCGACGGCCGAACCGAGTGGCACCGGGGTCCGCGGTGGACGGTGA
- a CDS encoding methylmalonyl-CoA mutase subunit beta, giving the protein MTRDFPVPAIEDWQRLTLSVLRRSGRADENTAAGDAADLLATTTYDGFPLAPLYTSRDTTVPDGLPGQAPFTRGGGLGGRWDVRTVHTDPDPVRTAAAARADLHGGATSLWLRAAAPEQLGELLTGIPLDRTGIVLDAGTETDKATAALLDVAARQTIEPRVLRGNLGADPYGAFAATGIEPELGVAADLAAQSVTAHPELRALTVDVTTYHDAGGSDAEELGCALATGVAYLRAMSDRGIPLTRSLDQLEFRYAATADQFATIAKLRAARRLWHRVTEVAGANRQSAQRQHAVTSGAMMTARDPWSNLLRTTLACFGAGVGGAGAITVQPFDVALGRPDESAQRIARNTQLILLDEAHLHRVTDPAGGSWYVESRTDELARAAWEWFTTIERAGGIGTALRSGLVADRLAATWERRATRVARRQDAITGVSEFPDLDEQVPARHAVPPAPVGGLPRHRYAERFEELRRRADGATTAPVVHLVTIGRASDHGARVAFAANLFAAGGIRTVTTAADEPVPPGAVACVCSSDRLYAEQAASVTAALRQAGAAKIWLAGRPGGQAGVDDHLYAGCDAVRVLETTLDDLGVPR; this is encoded by the coding sequence ATGACACGCGACTTCCCGGTGCCCGCCATCGAGGACTGGCAGCGGCTCACCCTCAGCGTGCTGCGCAGGTCCGGAAGAGCGGACGAGAACACCGCCGCGGGCGACGCCGCCGACCTGCTGGCCACCACCACGTACGACGGGTTCCCGCTGGCACCGCTCTACACCTCGCGGGACACCACAGTGCCCGATGGGCTTCCCGGGCAGGCGCCGTTCACCCGGGGCGGCGGCCTCGGCGGCCGGTGGGACGTGCGTACCGTGCACACCGACCCGGACCCGGTACGCACCGCCGCGGCGGCCCGGGCCGACCTGCACGGCGGGGCGACCTCGCTGTGGCTACGGGCTGCCGCCCCCGAGCAGTTGGGCGAGTTGCTCACCGGTATCCCGCTGGACCGCACCGGCATCGTGCTCGACGCCGGCACCGAGACCGACAAGGCCACCGCCGCCCTGCTGGACGTGGCCGCTCGGCAGACCATCGAGCCCCGCGTGTTGCGGGGGAACCTCGGCGCCGACCCGTACGGCGCGTTCGCGGCAACCGGCATCGAACCGGAACTCGGCGTCGCCGCGGACCTGGCGGCCCAGTCGGTGACGGCACACCCCGAGCTGCGGGCGCTGACCGTGGACGTGACCACGTATCACGACGCGGGCGGCAGCGACGCCGAGGAACTGGGCTGCGCGCTGGCCACCGGTGTCGCCTACCTGCGGGCGATGAGCGACCGGGGGATCCCGCTCACCAGGTCGCTCGACCAACTCGAGTTCCGCTACGCCGCGACCGCCGACCAGTTCGCCACGATCGCCAAGCTCCGGGCGGCCCGCCGGCTCTGGCACCGGGTCACCGAGGTCGCCGGCGCGAACCGACAGTCGGCGCAGCGGCAGCACGCCGTGACGTCGGGCGCGATGATGACCGCCCGGGACCCGTGGAGCAACCTGCTGCGCACCACGCTCGCCTGTTTCGGCGCGGGCGTCGGCGGCGCCGGGGCGATCACCGTGCAGCCGTTCGACGTGGCCCTGGGCCGGCCCGACGAGTCGGCCCAGCGGATCGCCCGCAACACCCAGCTCATCCTGCTGGACGAGGCGCACCTGCACCGGGTCACCGATCCGGCCGGCGGGTCCTGGTACGTCGAGTCGCGCACCGACGAGCTGGCCCGGGCGGCGTGGGAGTGGTTCACCACGATCGAGAGGGCGGGCGGCATCGGGACGGCGCTGCGCAGCGGTCTGGTCGCGGACCGGCTGGCCGCGACCTGGGAGCGTCGGGCGACGCGTGTGGCCCGCCGCCAGGACGCGATCACCGGGGTCAGCGAGTTCCCCGATCTCGACGAGCAGGTCCCGGCCCGCCACGCCGTGCCACCGGCTCCGGTGGGCGGTCTGCCCCGCCACCGTTACGCGGAACGGTTCGAGGAGCTGCGCCGACGGGCCGACGGCGCGACCACGGCGCCGGTGGTGCACCTGGTCACGATCGGCCGGGCGTCCGACCACGGCGCCCGGGTCGCCTTCGCCGCGAATCTGTTCGCGGCCGGCGGCATCCGCACCGTGACGACCGCTGCCGACGAGCCGGTCCCGCCCGGTGCCGTGGCGTGCGTCTGCTCGTCCGACCGTCTCTACGCCGAGCAGGCCGCGTCGGTGACGGCCGCGCTCCGGCAGGCCGGCGCCGCGAAGATCTGGCTGGCCGGGCGGCCGGGCGGCCAGGCGGGCGTCGACGACCACCTGTACGCCGGGTGCGACGCCGTCCGCGTGCTGGAGACCACCCTCGACGACCTCGGAGTCCCGCGATGA